A window of the Nitrosococcus wardiae genome harbors these coding sequences:
- a CDS encoding AAA family ATPase: MRPSHITAILKREFAAVRHGQHTPVMLWGPPGVGKSQILSQVAESFGVPLIDLRLSQLEPTDLRGIPFRVDGWVEWAIPAMLPNQKRHGPEGILFLDELTSAPPTVSAAAYQLILDRHLGEYTVPEGWAIVAAGNRHGDRGITYTLPAPLANRFTHYEIEPHVGDWVTWASHQGIDQRLIGFLLYRPEFLFEIEPNQTPLAFPTPRSWEYAHRALQKFADAPELLLEALQACVGPKAGLEFKTFIDNMARMPDVEAILRGEEVAIPEELDLQYGVAATLVRRAVDAMETHEAHRIYGHILDYATRLPEREMGVMLVTEMFRTIGRPLLAHPGFTKWARQVSDLMLYER; encoded by the coding sequence ATGCGTCCTTCACATATTACTGCTATCCTCAAGCGAGAATTCGCTGCGGTCCGCCACGGCCAACATACCCCCGTTATGCTCTGGGGACCACCGGGGGTAGGTAAATCCCAGATCCTTTCCCAGGTCGCGGAGAGCTTTGGCGTTCCGCTTATTGATCTACGCTTATCACAGCTAGAACCAACAGACCTGCGGGGTATCCCCTTCCGGGTCGATGGGTGGGTGGAATGGGCAATCCCCGCCATGCTACCCAACCAAAAACGCCATGGACCTGAAGGGATTCTGTTCCTGGATGAATTAACCTCGGCGCCCCCTACAGTCTCCGCCGCGGCCTACCAACTTATTCTCGATCGTCATTTGGGGGAATATACCGTACCAGAGGGCTGGGCCATCGTGGCGGCGGGCAATCGCCATGGGGATCGAGGCATTACTTATACTTTACCTGCCCCCCTTGCTAATCGCTTTACTCACTATGAAATCGAACCCCATGTGGGAGATTGGGTCACCTGGGCCAGTCATCAGGGTATCGACCAGCGCTTGATTGGTTTTTTGCTGTACCGGCCTGAATTCCTGTTCGAGATCGAACCTAATCAAACCCCCCTCGCCTTCCCAACTCCTCGCTCCTGGGAATATGCTCATCGGGCCTTACAAAAATTTGCTGATGCTCCAGAATTATTGCTGGAGGCCCTGCAAGCCTGTGTGGGTCCTAAGGCCGGCCTGGAATTCAAGACTTTTATTGATAATATGGCGCGAATGCCCGATGTAGAGGCCATATTACGGGGGGAGGAAGTTGCCATCCCGGAGGAGCTGGATCTCCAATATGGGGTTGCCGCAACCCTGGTGCGGCGGGCGGTGGATGCGATGGAGACCCATGAGGCACACCGTATCTATGGACATATTCTGGATTATGCTACCCGGCTACCGGAACGGGAGATGGGGGTGATGCTGGTCACTGAAATGTTCCGGACCATTGGTCGCCCCCTCCTGGCTCATCCTGGATTTACTAAATGGGCGCGGCAGGTCTCTGACCTGATGCTCTATGAACGATAG
- a CDS encoding amidohydrolase family protein codes for MPMKENFDPEGLRLPIKLDSTSNGEFMPYPLGAPARAARELAHQRATLCSQKAGLSRRSFLKSLGGAAATLLAMNEAYAYFGKNGGWFEIPAEAIFEPGAAQASIGDNHEFIFDIQGHHVNPQGAWRRLTNRWTYILRFFPQSRCGDGAIECFSAEHFIREVFLDSDTDMAVLSAVPAAPEDNPLSTEEAAATRALVEAMEGNYRLLIHGLVHPNLPGAIEEMAQQKEKHQVAAWKTYTQWGPEGKGYWLDDEQYGIPFIERARELGVKLICVHKGIPLFNLPYAYSTCRDIGVVARHYPDVNFIVYHSGFEPRHTEGPYDPANVDGGVDTLIQSLQENDIPPNSNVYAELGTTWRMVMQDPNQAAHLLGKLFKYVGENNVLWGTDSIWYGSPQDQIQAFRAFQISPQFRDSYGYPEITPALRAKVFGLNAAKPYGLAPHEIKKRNTQDRVAQIKQDYLQNPEPSFLTNGPKTRREFLQFHRLSSS; via the coding sequence ATGCCTATGAAAGAAAACTTCGATCCGGAAGGTTTACGGTTACCTATCAAGCTCGACAGCACCTCAAACGGTGAATTTATGCCTTATCCCCTGGGCGCTCCAGCCCGAGCCGCAAGGGAACTAGCCCACCAACGAGCCACCCTCTGCAGCCAAAAAGCCGGGCTCTCCCGCCGAAGTTTTCTTAAATCCCTGGGTGGTGCCGCAGCTACCCTATTGGCAATGAACGAAGCCTATGCGTATTTCGGGAAAAATGGAGGATGGTTTGAGATTCCTGCCGAGGCTATTTTTGAGCCGGGGGCAGCGCAAGCCAGCATCGGCGACAATCATGAATTTATCTTCGATATCCAAGGCCATCATGTAAATCCCCAGGGGGCCTGGCGTCGTCTCACCAACCGCTGGACTTATATCCTGCGATTCTTTCCCCAATCCCGCTGCGGTGATGGGGCCATTGAATGTTTTTCAGCAGAGCACTTCATCCGCGAGGTATTTCTAGATAGCGACACCGATATGGCCGTTCTCTCGGCGGTTCCCGCGGCCCCCGAAGATAACCCCCTATCCACCGAGGAAGCCGCAGCCACTCGAGCGCTCGTGGAAGCGATGGAGGGAAACTATCGCCTGCTCATTCATGGCCTGGTTCACCCTAACCTGCCAGGAGCCATTGAAGAAATGGCCCAACAAAAAGAAAAGCATCAGGTTGCTGCCTGGAAAACCTATACCCAATGGGGGCCTGAAGGTAAGGGTTACTGGCTGGACGATGAACAATATGGGATTCCCTTTATCGAGCGAGCACGGGAATTGGGAGTCAAGTTAATCTGCGTCCACAAAGGGATTCCCCTGTTCAATTTGCCTTATGCCTATTCCACCTGCCGCGATATTGGCGTAGTCGCCCGCCACTACCCAGATGTTAACTTTATTGTGTATCATTCGGGATTCGAACCCCGGCATACTGAGGGACCTTACGATCCGGCCAATGTGGATGGCGGGGTAGATACCCTCATCCAGTCCCTGCAAGAGAACGATATCCCCCCTAACAGCAATGTCTATGCCGAACTGGGCACCACCTGGCGAATGGTCATGCAAGATCCCAATCAGGCGGCCCATTTGCTGGGCAAACTTTTCAAATATGTGGGTGAAAATAATGTCCTCTGGGGCACTGACTCCATCTGGTATGGGAGCCCTCAAGACCAGATCCAAGCCTTTCGCGCCTTTCAAATTTCACCCCAGTTCCGCGACAGTTATGGCTATCCAGAAATCACCCCGGCATTGCGAGCCAAGGTTTTTGGATTAAATGCAGCCAAACCTTACGGCCTAGCGCCCCATGAAATCAAAAAGCGCAACACCCAAGACCGGGTAGCCCAGATCAAGCAAGACTACCTCCAAAACCCCGAGCCTAGTTTTTTGACCAATGGACCCAAAACCCGGCGCGAGTTCTTGCAGTTCCATCGCTTGAGTAGCAGTTAA
- a CDS encoding LysM peptidoglycan-binding domain-containing protein produces MSYPSAVIFMGALLSLASPVLAKSWDLFPRPPALTQDIRFWTRVYTEIDNNHGFIHDNHHLNVVYETISVPANLNWKTAKKRIQDRRQHYQAILLRLAEGNRQNLTKEEQRVLKLWPQNVSNQTLHAAAARIRFQRGQANRFRAGLIRAGAYKPFIFNTLHSLDLPRELAVLPHVESSFNPAALSHAGAAGLWQFTRSTGRRFLRIDQMVDERLDPFKATVAAARLLQHNYKITGSWPLAITAYNHGAAGMRRAKEQVGTSDIVAIRQHYKSPTFGFASRNFYVAFLAALDVDTKAKHYFGPFQPHKPEKSEVIALPDFVPVDALQRAWGLEQATLKQSNPALRSPIWNGHKYVPRGYELRVPCIPSCRRVKAIASLAPWERFERQVPDRFHKVQRGQTLSHIAQRYRIKVRQLVKLNGLSSRHHIRVGQVLQLPLPADGLPTQHYTVQRGDTLSGIAHRFGITEQALLQVNGITNKHRIYAGQNLRLVSSSGNQVSARGKGRPSRAKTTSVVLREETTPTKVGAIQKVAIVIQEEGGCEPLLPPECGPALSADPSNYAVTKEGTIEVQATETLGHYAHWLELNTKQLRNINSLPVGRPVIVGQRLRLDFSRITTAVFEARRQAYHRRLQETFFEQYRIIGTEEHVVQQGESLWLLAQQKYQVPLWLLRQYNPDLDFSAVVAGTRVVIPRLARREEKSLPVASVEIKGKLLSASRREG; encoded by the coding sequence ATGTCTTACCCCTCTGCCGTGATTTTTATGGGCGCCTTGCTTTCTCTGGCCAGCCCGGTGTTGGCTAAATCATGGGATTTATTCCCCCGACCGCCGGCGCTAACCCAGGATATCCGTTTCTGGACCCGGGTCTATACCGAAATCGATAATAACCATGGATTTATCCATGATAATCACCACCTTAATGTAGTTTATGAAACTATCTCAGTGCCTGCCAACTTAAACTGGAAGACTGCTAAAAAGCGCATTCAGGACCGCCGACAACATTACCAAGCGATCTTGCTTCGACTCGCCGAAGGCAACCGCCAGAATCTCACCAAAGAGGAACAGCGGGTACTCAAACTTTGGCCCCAAAATGTGAGCAATCAAACCCTCCATGCCGCTGCCGCTAGGATTCGTTTCCAGCGGGGACAGGCCAATCGGTTTCGCGCAGGACTCATCCGCGCTGGTGCCTATAAACCTTTTATTTTTAATACCTTACACTCATTAGATTTGCCGCGGGAATTGGCGGTTCTGCCCCACGTGGAATCCTCATTCAATCCAGCCGCCCTTTCCCATGCTGGCGCAGCCGGGCTGTGGCAGTTTACCCGCTCCACCGGACGGCGTTTCTTACGCATTGACCAAATGGTGGACGAGCGCCTCGATCCCTTTAAGGCTACCGTAGCTGCTGCTCGCTTGCTCCAGCATAATTATAAAATTACCGGCAGCTGGCCCTTGGCCATCACAGCTTACAATCACGGCGCCGCAGGGATGCGCCGAGCCAAGGAGCAAGTGGGAACCTCGGATATTGTGGCTATCCGGCAACACTATAAAAGTCCTACTTTTGGCTTTGCCTCGCGCAATTTTTATGTGGCCTTTCTTGCTGCATTGGACGTAGATACCAAAGCAAAGCACTATTTCGGCCCCTTTCAGCCCCATAAGCCGGAAAAAAGCGAGGTCATAGCACTTCCGGACTTTGTTCCCGTCGATGCCCTGCAGCGGGCTTGGGGACTTGAGCAAGCTACACTCAAACAAAGCAATCCTGCCCTGCGTTCCCCCATTTGGAATGGGCATAAATACGTGCCCCGGGGCTATGAATTGCGCGTACCCTGTATTCCCTCCTGTCGCCGGGTCAAGGCAATCGCCTCTTTAGCGCCCTGGGAACGATTTGAAAGACAAGTACCGGACCGCTTTCATAAGGTTCAACGGGGGCAAACCCTGTCCCATATTGCCCAACGCTACCGCATTAAGGTCCGTCAACTAGTGAAACTAAATGGGCTTTCCAGCCGCCACCATATCCGGGTTGGTCAAGTTCTACAATTGCCTTTACCCGCTGACGGCTTACCAACTCAGCACTACACGGTGCAGCGCGGCGACACCCTATCTGGGATCGCCCACCGTTTCGGCATTACCGAACAAGCCTTACTGCAAGTCAATGGCATTACCAATAAACACCGAATTTATGCTGGCCAAAATTTACGGTTAGTGTCTTCTTCGGGAAATCAGGTGTCTGCGCGGGGGAAAGGACGCCCGAGCAGGGCAAAAACAACGTCGGTGGTATTGAGAGAAGAGACTACCCCAACCAAAGTTGGGGCTATCCAAAAAGTCGCCATCGTTATCCAGGAGGAAGGTGGCTGCGAACCCCTACTGCCCCCAGAGTGCGGCCCGGCCTTATCTGCTGATCCCAGCAACTACGCTGTGACCAAAGAAGGCACCATTGAGGTCCAAGCGACCGAAACCCTCGGCCACTACGCTCACTGGCTAGAATTGAACACCAAGCAATTGCGAAATATCAATAGCTTACCTGTTGGCCGACCGGTGATCGTGGGACAGCGGCTCAGGCTTGACTTTTCCCGTATTACAACTGCGGTTTTCGAGGCCCGACGCCAAGCCTACCATCGCCGTTTGCAAGAGACTTTCTTCGAACAATACCGTATCATAGGCACTGAGGAACATGTAGTACAGCAAGGGGAATCCCTTTGGCTGCTGGCTCAGCAAAAGTATCAGGTTCCCCTTTGGCTATTGCGCCAATATAACCCGGATTTAGATTTCAGTGCCGTAGTTGCAGGCACGCGAGTGGTCATTCCCCGGCTAGCACGGCGCGAGGAAAAATCTCTACCCGTGGCCTCAGTGGAAATAAAAGGGAAATTGCTTTCAGCCTCCCGGAGAGAGGGTTAA
- a CDS encoding SRPBCC family protein: protein MVSAQSSIVIVRPVDDVFQFISVNFFQNYPKWSPEVVELEKLSDGPVKVGTRGRQVRNDQGRRTESTFRVTRFEPNHCFSCEGTAQTPFRVIYNFEALDQATKVKFTFELLKIDFFMRPFEKLIEAAIRGGADRVVHNLKGLLEEEATESSGSAKRS, encoded by the coding sequence ATGGTGAGCGCCCAATCAAGCATCGTGATAGTCCGACCTGTCGATGATGTGTTCCAATTCATATCGGTAAATTTTTTCCAGAATTATCCTAAATGGTCCCCTGAAGTCGTAGAGCTAGAGAAGCTGTCTGACGGACCGGTAAAAGTAGGCACCAGGGGAAGGCAAGTCAGAAATGATCAGGGCCGCCGCACGGAGTCGACATTTCGCGTTACCCGATTCGAACCTAATCATTGTTTTTCCTGTGAGGGAACTGCCCAGACCCCTTTTCGGGTGATTTACAATTTTGAAGCTCTTGATCAAGCGACAAAGGTTAAATTTACCTTCGAATTATTAAAGATTGACTTTTTTATGCGACCCTTTGAAAAGCTTATTGAGGCGGCTATCCGAGGAGGAGCGGACAGAGTAGTGCATAATCTCAAAGGGCTACTCGAAGAAGAAGCAACGGAGTCCTCAGGCTCTGCCAAGCGTTCATGA
- a CDS encoding PAS domain-containing protein codes for MSFIVEKDEGLIPRVLSQILDSCVNGVSLTDPDQEDNPLVYVNEAFEKITGYKKEEILGKNCRVLQGDDRNQEEVKRLREAIQKRVPIEVDIRNYKKNGELFYNHLAINPVFDQDGNLLYFLGIQYDVTKQVLAEQEIEKLRQALGEKT; via the coding sequence ATGTCATTTATCGTTGAAAAAGATGAGGGGCTTATACCTCGGGTTTTATCGCAAATCTTGGACTCCTGTGTAAATGGAGTCTCGTTAACTGATCCTGATCAGGAAGATAATCCTCTTGTTTATGTCAATGAAGCCTTTGAGAAAATAACCGGCTATAAAAAAGAGGAAATTCTTGGCAAGAATTGTCGTGTTTTGCAAGGTGACGATAGGAATCAGGAGGAAGTCAAACGTCTCAGAGAAGCTATTCAAAAGCGAGTTCCCATTGAGGTGGACATAAGAAATTACAAAAAAAATGGCGAGCTTTTTTATAACCACCTCGCTATCAATCCGGTATTCGATCAAGATGGCAACCTGCTTTATTTTTTAGGGATACAATATGATGTCACAAAGCAAGTTCTTGCAGAGCAGGAAATAGAAAAACTCCGCCAGGCCTTGGGAGAGAAAACTTAA